In one window of Nicotiana tabacum cultivar K326 chromosome 12, ASM71507v2, whole genome shotgun sequence DNA:
- the LOC107778218 gene encoding uncharacterized protein LOC107778218 isoform X3 — protein sequence MIVPNHSQMSTQVLQLLQQQDQVIIDNGVFQLRLTNPGGKIIGIQYNGIDNLLELNNPILNGGFWDINWSEPGTAGTRGKFDEIEGNSFKVIVETEEQIELSFIRTWDPSLQGEHSPLTIDKRFIVLRDSPGFYSYAIYEHKEDMPAFNLNETRIAFMLSIEKFRYMVMADDRQRLMPHPKDRVPPRGKELAYPEAVLLVDPVEPEFKGEVDDKYQYSCENKDNKVHGFICLDPPVGFWQITPSNEFRTGGPIKQDLTSHVNPTTLAMHNEVGCWPYSFPSSEDFPKADQRGAIRGRLVVCDRYISKEYLSAKGAFVGLAPPGDAGSFQRECKGYQFWTNSNDEGHFSIKNVRPGEYNLYAWVPGFIGDYRYEKSIAVSAASEVDVGELVYEPPRSGPTLWEIGIPDRSAAEFYIPDPNPQYINKLYVNQPAHRFRQYGLWERYADLYPDQDLVYTVGSSDYRKDWFYAQVTRKVGDKAFEPTTWQIKFSLDSVDQTGNYTLRIALSSSTQSILEVRVNDSEANPPHFSSGLIGSDNAVARHGIHGLYWLFNVEVAAGQLLQGENIIYLKQAWSVSALHGIMYDYIRLEAPPLSATHYLEHVLWFN from the exons ATGATTGTGCCAAACCATTCCCAGATGTCAACTCAAGTTCTTCAGCTTCTTCAGCAACAGGACCAA GTGATAATAGATAATGGCGTATTCCAACTAAGATTGACAAATCCAGGAGGAAAAATAATTGGTATTCAATATAATGGGATTGACAATTTGCTGGAGCTCAACAACCCAATCTTGAATGGAGG ATTCTGGGACATAAACTGGAGTGAACCTGGAACTGCTGGAACAAGAGGAAAATTTGATGA GATTGAAGGTAATAGTTTTAAAGTAATAGTTGAAACTGAAGAACAGATAGAGCTCTCATTTATTAGGACATGGGATCCTTCACTTCAGGGCGAGCATTCCCCGTTAACCATAGACAAAAG GTTCATAGTACTTCGGGATTCGCCTGGTTTTTACTCTTATGCTATTTATGAACACAAAGAGGATATGCCAGCATTCAACCTCAATGAAACCAGGATAGCTTTCATGCTCAGTATAGAAAA GTTTCGATACATGGTTATGGCAGATGATAGGCAAAGACTAATGCCTCACCCTAAAGATCGCGTACCTCCAAGAGGAAAGGAATTGGCGTATCCAGAAGCTGTCCTACTTGTCGATCCTGTGGAGCCAGAATTTAAAGGAGAA GTTGATGACAAGTATCAATATTCGTGTGAGAACAAAGATAACAAAGTCCATGGTTTCATTTGTTTAGACCCTCCAGTCGGATTTTGGCAAATAACTCCGAGCAATGAGTTCAGAACGGGTGGACCTATCAAACAGGATCTTACTTCCCATGTTAATCCGACCACCTTGGCT ATGCACAATGAAGTCGGCTGTTGGCCTTACAGTTTCCCAAGTTCAGAAGATTTTCCAAAAGCTGACCAAAGGGGCGCCATCCGTGGTAGATTAGTAGTCTGTGACAG GTACATAAGCAAGGAGTATTTATCTGCAAAGGGTGCTTTTGTGGGGCTAGCTCCACCTGGAGATGCTGGATCATTTCAAAGAGAATGCAAG GGCTACCAATTCTGGACAAACTCAAATGATGAAGgccatttttcaataaaaaatgtTCGTCCCGGGGAGTATAACCTCTATGCTTGGGTACCTGGATTTATTGGAGATTATAGATATGAAAAATCCATAGCAGTTTCTGCAG CTTCTGAGGTTGATGTTGGTGAACTTGTGTATGAGCCTCCAAGAAGCGGTCCTACATTGTGGGAAATCGGTATTCCTGATCGCTCTGCTGCAGAATTCTACATTCCTGACCCTAATCCACAGTATATTAACAAACTTTACGTAAATCAACCAGCACACAG GTTTAGGCAGTATGGATTATGGGAGAGATATGCAGATTTATATCCAGATCAAGATTTGGTATATACAGTTGGAAGTAGTGACTATAGAAAAGATTGGTTCTATGCTCAAGTGACCAG AAAAGTGGGCGATAAGGCATTTGAACCTACAACCTGGCAAATTAAATTCAGTTTAGACAGCGTTGATCAGACTGGAAATTACACACTGCGAATTGCACTCTCATCTTCAACTCAATCgatattggag GTAAGGGTGAATGATTCAGAAGCAAATCCACCCCATTTCTCAAGTGGATTGATTGGAAGTGACAATGCAGTTGCCAGACATGGAATCCACGGGCTATATTGGTTGTTCAATGTAGAGGTCGCAGCAGGACAACTCCTTCAAGGAGAGAATATCATATATCTCAAGCAAGCATGGAGTGTCAGTGCTTTGCATGGGATTATGTATGACTATATTCGTTTGGAAGCTCCTCCTCTTTCCGCCACGCACTATCTAGAGCACGTTCTGTGGTTTAACTAA
- the LOC107778218 gene encoding uncharacterized protein LOC107778218 isoform X2, translated as MIVPNHSQMSTQVLQLLQQQDQVIIDNGVFQLRLTNPGGKIIGIQYNGIDNLLELNNPILNGGFWDINWSEPGTAGTRGKFDEIEGNSFKVIVETEEQIELSFIRTWDPSLQGEHSPLTIDKRFRYMVMADDRQRLMPHPKDRVPPRGKELAYPEAVLLVDPVEPEFKGEVDDKYQYSCENKDNKVHGFICLDPPVGFWQITPSNEFRTGGPIKQDLTSHVNPTTLAMFVSTHYGGQDFVIKFGSGEPWKKVFGPVFIYLNSVAHKHDTLSLWNDAKERMHNEVGCWPYSFPSSEDFPKADQRGAIRGRLVVCDRYISKEYLSAKGAFVGLAPPGDAGSFQRECKGYQFWTNSNDEGHFSIKNVRPGEYNLYAWVPGFIGDYRYEKSIAVSAASEVDVGELVYEPPRSGPTLWEIGIPDRSAAEFYIPDPNPQYINKLYVNQPAHRFRQYGLWERYADLYPDQDLVYTVGSSDYRKDWFYAQVTRKVGDKAFEPTTWQIKFSLDSVDQTGNYTLRIALSSSTQSILEVRVNDSEANPPHFSSGLIGSDNAVARHGIHGLYWLFNVEVAAGQLLQGENIIYLKQAWSVSALHGIMYDYIRLEAPPLSATHYLEHVLWFN; from the exons ATGATTGTGCCAAACCATTCCCAGATGTCAACTCAAGTTCTTCAGCTTCTTCAGCAACAGGACCAA GTGATAATAGATAATGGCGTATTCCAACTAAGATTGACAAATCCAGGAGGAAAAATAATTGGTATTCAATATAATGGGATTGACAATTTGCTGGAGCTCAACAACCCAATCTTGAATGGAGG ATTCTGGGACATAAACTGGAGTGAACCTGGAACTGCTGGAACAAGAGGAAAATTTGATGA GATTGAAGGTAATAGTTTTAAAGTAATAGTTGAAACTGAAGAACAGATAGAGCTCTCATTTATTAGGACATGGGATCCTTCACTTCAGGGCGAGCATTCCCCGTTAACCATAGACAAAAG GTTTCGATACATGGTTATGGCAGATGATAGGCAAAGACTAATGCCTCACCCTAAAGATCGCGTACCTCCAAGAGGAAAGGAATTGGCGTATCCAGAAGCTGTCCTACTTGTCGATCCTGTGGAGCCAGAATTTAAAGGAGAA GTTGATGACAAGTATCAATATTCGTGTGAGAACAAAGATAACAAAGTCCATGGTTTCATTTGTTTAGACCCTCCAGTCGGATTTTGGCAAATAACTCCGAGCAATGAGTTCAGAACGGGTGGACCTATCAAACAGGATCTTACTTCCCATGTTAATCCGACCACCTTGGCT ATGTTCGTGAGCACTCATTATGGAGGGCAGGATTTCGTGATTAAATTTGGATCAGGTGAACCGTGGAAGAAAGTTTTTGGTCCTGTTTTTATATATCTCAATTCTGTAGCGCACAAACACGATACACTTTCCCTTTGGAATGATGCTAAAGAACGG ATGCACAATGAAGTCGGCTGTTGGCCTTACAGTTTCCCAAGTTCAGAAGATTTTCCAAAAGCTGACCAAAGGGGCGCCATCCGTGGTAGATTAGTAGTCTGTGACAG GTACATAAGCAAGGAGTATTTATCTGCAAAGGGTGCTTTTGTGGGGCTAGCTCCACCTGGAGATGCTGGATCATTTCAAAGAGAATGCAAG GGCTACCAATTCTGGACAAACTCAAATGATGAAGgccatttttcaataaaaaatgtTCGTCCCGGGGAGTATAACCTCTATGCTTGGGTACCTGGATTTATTGGAGATTATAGATATGAAAAATCCATAGCAGTTTCTGCAG CTTCTGAGGTTGATGTTGGTGAACTTGTGTATGAGCCTCCAAGAAGCGGTCCTACATTGTGGGAAATCGGTATTCCTGATCGCTCTGCTGCAGAATTCTACATTCCTGACCCTAATCCACAGTATATTAACAAACTTTACGTAAATCAACCAGCACACAG GTTTAGGCAGTATGGATTATGGGAGAGATATGCAGATTTATATCCAGATCAAGATTTGGTATATACAGTTGGAAGTAGTGACTATAGAAAAGATTGGTTCTATGCTCAAGTGACCAG AAAAGTGGGCGATAAGGCATTTGAACCTACAACCTGGCAAATTAAATTCAGTTTAGACAGCGTTGATCAGACTGGAAATTACACACTGCGAATTGCACTCTCATCTTCAACTCAATCgatattggag GTAAGGGTGAATGATTCAGAAGCAAATCCACCCCATTTCTCAAGTGGATTGATTGGAAGTGACAATGCAGTTGCCAGACATGGAATCCACGGGCTATATTGGTTGTTCAATGTAGAGGTCGCAGCAGGACAACTCCTTCAAGGAGAGAATATCATATATCTCAAGCAAGCATGGAGTGTCAGTGCTTTGCATGGGATTATGTATGACTATATTCGTTTGGAAGCTCCTCCTCTTTCCGCCACGCACTATCTAGAGCACGTTCTGTGGTTTAACTAA
- the LOC107778218 gene encoding uncharacterized protein LOC107778218 isoform X1 has product MIVPNHSQMSTQVLQLLQQQDQVIIDNGVFQLRLTNPGGKIIGIQYNGIDNLLELNNPILNGGFWDINWSEPGTAGTRGKFDEIEGNSFKVIVETEEQIELSFIRTWDPSLQGEHSPLTIDKRFIVLRDSPGFYSYAIYEHKEDMPAFNLNETRIAFMLSIEKFRYMVMADDRQRLMPHPKDRVPPRGKELAYPEAVLLVDPVEPEFKGEVDDKYQYSCENKDNKVHGFICLDPPVGFWQITPSNEFRTGGPIKQDLTSHVNPTTLAMFVSTHYGGQDFVIKFGSGEPWKKVFGPVFIYLNSVAHKHDTLSLWNDAKERMHNEVGCWPYSFPSSEDFPKADQRGAIRGRLVVCDRYISKEYLSAKGAFVGLAPPGDAGSFQRECKGYQFWTNSNDEGHFSIKNVRPGEYNLYAWVPGFIGDYRYEKSIAVSAASEVDVGELVYEPPRSGPTLWEIGIPDRSAAEFYIPDPNPQYINKLYVNQPAHRFRQYGLWERYADLYPDQDLVYTVGSSDYRKDWFYAQVTRKVGDKAFEPTTWQIKFSLDSVDQTGNYTLRIALSSSTQSILEVRVNDSEANPPHFSSGLIGSDNAVARHGIHGLYWLFNVEVAAGQLLQGENIIYLKQAWSVSALHGIMYDYIRLEAPPLSATHYLEHVLWFN; this is encoded by the exons ATGATTGTGCCAAACCATTCCCAGATGTCAACTCAAGTTCTTCAGCTTCTTCAGCAACAGGACCAA GTGATAATAGATAATGGCGTATTCCAACTAAGATTGACAAATCCAGGAGGAAAAATAATTGGTATTCAATATAATGGGATTGACAATTTGCTGGAGCTCAACAACCCAATCTTGAATGGAGG ATTCTGGGACATAAACTGGAGTGAACCTGGAACTGCTGGAACAAGAGGAAAATTTGATGA GATTGAAGGTAATAGTTTTAAAGTAATAGTTGAAACTGAAGAACAGATAGAGCTCTCATTTATTAGGACATGGGATCCTTCACTTCAGGGCGAGCATTCCCCGTTAACCATAGACAAAAG GTTCATAGTACTTCGGGATTCGCCTGGTTTTTACTCTTATGCTATTTATGAACACAAAGAGGATATGCCAGCATTCAACCTCAATGAAACCAGGATAGCTTTCATGCTCAGTATAGAAAA GTTTCGATACATGGTTATGGCAGATGATAGGCAAAGACTAATGCCTCACCCTAAAGATCGCGTACCTCCAAGAGGAAAGGAATTGGCGTATCCAGAAGCTGTCCTACTTGTCGATCCTGTGGAGCCAGAATTTAAAGGAGAA GTTGATGACAAGTATCAATATTCGTGTGAGAACAAAGATAACAAAGTCCATGGTTTCATTTGTTTAGACCCTCCAGTCGGATTTTGGCAAATAACTCCGAGCAATGAGTTCAGAACGGGTGGACCTATCAAACAGGATCTTACTTCCCATGTTAATCCGACCACCTTGGCT ATGTTCGTGAGCACTCATTATGGAGGGCAGGATTTCGTGATTAAATTTGGATCAGGTGAACCGTGGAAGAAAGTTTTTGGTCCTGTTTTTATATATCTCAATTCTGTAGCGCACAAACACGATACACTTTCCCTTTGGAATGATGCTAAAGAACGG ATGCACAATGAAGTCGGCTGTTGGCCTTACAGTTTCCCAAGTTCAGAAGATTTTCCAAAAGCTGACCAAAGGGGCGCCATCCGTGGTAGATTAGTAGTCTGTGACAG GTACATAAGCAAGGAGTATTTATCTGCAAAGGGTGCTTTTGTGGGGCTAGCTCCACCTGGAGATGCTGGATCATTTCAAAGAGAATGCAAG GGCTACCAATTCTGGACAAACTCAAATGATGAAGgccatttttcaataaaaaatgtTCGTCCCGGGGAGTATAACCTCTATGCTTGGGTACCTGGATTTATTGGAGATTATAGATATGAAAAATCCATAGCAGTTTCTGCAG CTTCTGAGGTTGATGTTGGTGAACTTGTGTATGAGCCTCCAAGAAGCGGTCCTACATTGTGGGAAATCGGTATTCCTGATCGCTCTGCTGCAGAATTCTACATTCCTGACCCTAATCCACAGTATATTAACAAACTTTACGTAAATCAACCAGCACACAG GTTTAGGCAGTATGGATTATGGGAGAGATATGCAGATTTATATCCAGATCAAGATTTGGTATATACAGTTGGAAGTAGTGACTATAGAAAAGATTGGTTCTATGCTCAAGTGACCAG AAAAGTGGGCGATAAGGCATTTGAACCTACAACCTGGCAAATTAAATTCAGTTTAGACAGCGTTGATCAGACTGGAAATTACACACTGCGAATTGCACTCTCATCTTCAACTCAATCgatattggag GTAAGGGTGAATGATTCAGAAGCAAATCCACCCCATTTCTCAAGTGGATTGATTGGAAGTGACAATGCAGTTGCCAGACATGGAATCCACGGGCTATATTGGTTGTTCAATGTAGAGGTCGCAGCAGGACAACTCCTTCAAGGAGAGAATATCATATATCTCAAGCAAGCATGGAGTGTCAGTGCTTTGCATGGGATTATGTATGACTATATTCGTTTGGAAGCTCCTCCTCTTTCCGCCACGCACTATCTAGAGCACGTTCTGTGGTTTAACTAA